The following are encoded together in the Xanthobacter autotrophicus Py2 genome:
- a CDS encoding conserved hypothetical protein (KEGG: rpc:RPC_4712 hypothetical protein) — protein sequence MKKLTLAFATSAILVGTALSTGAALADCQSDVASVRGELEEKGKALQAAIKKKADPQTLCPLFRAYATAESKWVKFLGDNKDWCQIPPQAVDNATKGAKKTVEIRNKICEAAANGGAAPGGGAAKPPPQGSMSSALGITTGYSLGSQKSGGVFDTLNGNALK from the coding sequence ATGAAGAAACTGACGCTCGCATTCGCCACGTCGGCCATATTGGTCGGGACCGCGCTGTCGACAGGCGCCGCCCTGGCGGATTGCCAGAGCGATGTCGCCTCCGTGCGCGGCGAGCTGGAGGAAAAGGGCAAGGCCCTGCAGGCCGCCATCAAGAAGAAGGCCGACCCGCAGACCCTGTGCCCGCTGTTCCGCGCCTATGCCACCGCCGAGAGCAAGTGGGTGAAGTTTCTGGGCGACAACAAGGACTGGTGCCAGATCCCGCCCCAGGCCGTCGACAACGCCACGAAGGGCGCCAAGAAGACCGTCGAGATTCGCAACAAGATTTGCGAAGCCGCCGCCAATGGTGGCGCCGCCCCCGGCGGCGGGGCCGCCAAGCCGCCGCCGCAGGGCTCCATGTCGAGCGCGCTCGGCATCACCACCGGCTACAGCCTCGGCTCGCAGAAGAGTGGCGGCGTGTTCGACACGCTGAACGGCAACGCGCTGAAGTGA
- a CDS encoding acetolactate synthase, large subunit, biosynthetic type (TIGRFAM: acetolactate synthase, large subunit, biosynthetic type~PFAM: thiamine pyrophosphate protein domain protein TPP-binding; thiamine pyrophosphate protein central region; thiamine pyrophosphate protein TPP binding domain protein~KEGG: acetolactate synthase large subunit), protein MSPAGPKAPLMELQTMSIQMTGAEMVMRAFADQGVEHFFGYPGGAVLPIYDALFQQNAIEHILVRHEQAAVHAAEGYARSSGKVGVVLVTSGPGATNAVTGLTDALMDSIPLVCITGQVATHLIGNDAFQECDTVGITRPCTKHNYLVRDVNDLARVLHEAFYVAQNGRPGPVVVDIPKDVQFATGTYIGRENIQHKTYRPKLKAEDAQISAAVEMIAGAKKPIFYTGGGVINSGPEASRLLRELARLTGVPVTSTLMGLGAFPAANRQWLGMLGMHGTYEANMAMHDCDVMVCIGARFDDRITGRLDAFAPGSKKIHIDIDPSSINKNVKVDLPIIGDCTRVLADMVEAWNARSLKIDQPALAAWWTQIERWRSRNCLAYRPSDEIIKPQFAIERLYEATKDKDVYISTEVGQHQMWAAQFFRFEEPNRWMTSGGLGTMGYGLPAAIGAQKAHPNALCIDIAGEASILMNMQEMSTAVQFDLPVKIFILNNRYMGMVRQWQELLHGGRYSHSYSEALPDFVKLADAYGGVGIRCEKPGDLDAAIQEMINVKRPVIFDCIVDQQENCFPMIPSGRAHNEMILGDMAIDLDDAITDEGKMLV, encoded by the coding sequence GTGAGCCCGGCGGGGCCGAAGGCGCCCCTGATGGAGTTGCAGACCATGAGCATCCAGATGACCGGCGCCGAAATGGTGATGCGCGCCTTCGCCGACCAGGGGGTCGAGCATTTCTTCGGCTATCCGGGCGGGGCGGTGCTGCCGATCTATGACGCGCTGTTCCAGCAGAACGCCATCGAGCACATCCTGGTGCGCCACGAGCAGGCGGCGGTCCATGCGGCGGAGGGCTATGCCCGCTCCTCCGGCAAGGTCGGCGTGGTGCTGGTCACCTCCGGCCCCGGCGCGACCAATGCGGTCACCGGCCTCACCGACGCGCTGATGGATTCGATTCCCCTCGTCTGCATCACCGGGCAGGTGGCGACCCACCTCATCGGCAATGACGCGTTCCAGGAATGCGACACGGTGGGCATCACCCGGCCCTGCACCAAGCACAATTACCTCGTGCGCGACGTGAACGACCTCGCACGCGTGCTGCACGAGGCCTTCTACGTGGCGCAGAACGGCCGGCCCGGCCCGGTGGTCGTCGACATTCCCAAGGATGTCCAGTTCGCCACCGGCACCTACATCGGCCGCGAGAACATCCAGCACAAGACCTACCGCCCCAAGCTGAAGGCCGAGGACGCGCAGATCTCCGCCGCGGTGGAGATGATCGCGGGCGCGAAGAAGCCGATCTTCTACACCGGCGGCGGCGTCATCAATTCCGGGCCGGAGGCGAGCCGCCTGCTGCGCGAGCTGGCGCGCCTCACCGGCGTGCCGGTCACCTCGACGCTGATGGGCCTCGGCGCCTTCCCGGCGGCGAACCGGCAGTGGCTGGGCATGCTGGGCATGCACGGCACCTATGAAGCCAACATGGCCATGCACGATTGCGACGTGATGGTCTGCATCGGCGCGCGCTTCGACGACCGCATCACCGGCCGCCTCGACGCCTTCGCGCCGGGCTCGAAGAAGATCCACATCGACATCGATCCCTCCTCCATCAACAAGAACGTGAAGGTGGACCTGCCCATCATCGGCGACTGCACCCGCGTGCTCGCCGACATGGTCGAGGCCTGGAACGCAAGGTCGCTGAAGATCGACCAGCCGGCGCTCGCCGCCTGGTGGACGCAGATCGAGCGCTGGCGCTCGCGCAACTGCCTCGCCTATCGCCCGTCCGACGAGATCATCAAGCCGCAGTTCGCCATCGAGCGGCTGTACGAGGCGACCAAGGACAAGGACGTCTACATCTCCACGGAAGTGGGCCAGCACCAGATGTGGGCGGCGCAGTTCTTCCGCTTCGAGGAGCCGAACCGCTGGATGACCTCCGGCGGCCTCGGCACCATGGGCTACGGCCTGCCCGCCGCCATCGGCGCGCAGAAGGCCCACCCGAACGCGCTGTGCATCGACATCGCGGGCGAGGCCTCCATCCTCATGAACATGCAGGAGATGTCCACGGCGGTGCAGTTCGACCTGCCGGTGAAGATCTTCATCCTCAACAACCGCTACATGGGCATGGTGCGCCAGTGGCAGGAACTGCTGCACGGCGGGCGCTATTCCCACTCCTATTCGGAAGCGCTGCCCGACTTCGTGAAGCTGGCCGACGCCTACGGCGGCGTGGGCATCCGCTGCGAGAAGCCCGGCGACCTCGACGCGGCGATCCAGGAGATGATCAACGTGAAGCGGCCGGTGATCTTCGACTGCATCGTGGACCAGCAGGAGAATTGCTTCCCCATGATCCCGTCGGGCCGCGCCCACAACGAGATGATCCTCGGCGACATGGCCATCGACCTCGACGATGCCATCACCGACGAGGGCAAGATGCTGGTCTGA
- a CDS encoding acetolactate synthase, small subunit (TIGRFAM: acetolactate synthase, small subunit~PFAM: amino acid-binding ACT domain protein~KEGG: rpe:RPE_2189 acetolactate synthase, small subunit), translating to MSQSPEPIERHTLSVLVDNEPGVLARVIGLFSGRGYNIDSLTVSEVSHEGRLSRITLVTTGTPMVIEQIKNQLDRLVPVHRVRDLTVEGTALERELAMVKVRGLGEARGEALRLAEAFRARVIDATRESFVFEITGKSDKIDQFAWLMEPLGLVEVARTGVVAISRGPEAM from the coding sequence ATGTCCCAATCCCCTGAGCCCATCGAGCGCCACACCCTCTCCGTCCTCGTCGACAACGAGCCGGGCGTGCTTGCGCGCGTCATCGGCCTGTTCTCCGGTCGCGGCTACAACATCGACAGCCTCACCGTGTCCGAGGTGAGCCACGAGGGGCGGCTGTCGCGCATCACCCTCGTCACCACCGGCACCCCCATGGTGATCGAGCAGATCAAGAACCAGCTCGACCGGCTGGTGCCGGTGCACCGGGTTCGCGATCTCACCGTGGAAGGCACGGCGCTGGAGCGCGAGCTGGCCATGGTGAAGGTGCGCGGCCTGGGCGAGGCCCGCGGCGAGGCGCTGCGCCTTGCCGAGGCGTTCCGCGCCCGCGTCATCGACGCCACCCGCGAGAGCTTCGTGTTCGAGATCACCGGCAAGTCCGACAAGATCGACCAGTTCGCCTGGCTCATGGAGCCCCTGGGCCTCGTGGAAGTGGCGCGCACCGGCGTGGTCGCCATCTCCCGCGGGCCGGAGGCCATGTAG
- a CDS encoding ketol-acid reductoisomerase (TIGRFAM: ketol-acid reductoisomerase~PFAM: acetohydroxy acid isomeroreductase; CoA-binding domain protein; Acetohydroxy acid isomeroreductase catalytic domain protein~KEGG: bbt:BBta_6082 ketol-acid reductoisomerase) has product MRVYYDRDADLNLIKGKKVAVVGYGSQGHAHALNMRDSGVKEVVVALRPGSATAKKAEAEGFKVMSPADAAKWADVVMMLTPDELQGDIYRESLADNMKHGAALLFAHGLNVHFNLIEPRPDLDVLMVAPKGPGHTVRSEYQRGGGVPTLIAIAQDASGNAHDLGLSYASAIGGGRAGVIETTFKEECETDLFGEQVVLCGGLVELIRAGFETLVEAGYAPEMAYFECLHEVKLIVDLIYEGGIANMNYSISNTAEYGEYVTGPRIITPETKAEMKRVLTDIQTGKFTRDWMLENKVNQASFKATRARANAHPIEEVGEKLRAMMPWIKAKALVDKTKN; this is encoded by the coding sequence ATGCGCGTTTACTACGATCGCGATGCCGACCTGAACCTGATCAAGGGCAAGAAGGTCGCCGTCGTCGGCTATGGCAGCCAGGGCCATGCCCATGCGCTCAACATGCGCGACTCGGGCGTGAAGGAGGTCGTGGTCGCCCTGCGTCCCGGCTCCGCCACCGCCAAGAAGGCCGAGGCCGAGGGCTTCAAGGTGATGAGCCCCGCCGACGCCGCCAAGTGGGCCGACGTGGTGATGATGCTCACCCCCGACGAGCTGCAGGGCGACATCTATCGCGAGAGCCTCGCCGACAACATGAAGCACGGCGCGGCGCTGCTGTTCGCCCACGGCCTCAACGTACATTTCAACCTCATCGAGCCGCGCCCCGACCTCGACGTGCTGATGGTGGCCCCCAAGGGCCCCGGCCACACCGTGCGCTCCGAATACCAGCGCGGCGGCGGCGTGCCGACCCTCATCGCCATCGCCCAGGACGCCTCGGGCAACGCCCATGACCTCGGCCTGTCCTACGCCTCCGCCATCGGCGGCGGCCGCGCCGGCGTCATCGAGACCACCTTCAAGGAAGAGTGCGAGACCGACCTGTTCGGGGAGCAGGTGGTGCTCTGCGGCGGCCTCGTGGAGCTGATCCGCGCCGGCTTCGAGACCCTGGTGGAAGCCGGCTACGCCCCGGAGATGGCCTATTTCGAGTGCCTCCACGAGGTGAAGCTCATCGTCGACCTCATCTATGAGGGCGGCATCGCCAACATGAACTATTCCATCTCCAACACCGCCGAGTATGGCGAATACGTCACCGGCCCCCGCATCATCACCCCCGAGACCAAGGCGGAGATGAAGCGCGTGCTCACCGACATCCAGACCGGCAAGTTCACCCGCGACTGGATGCTGGAGAACAAGGTGAACCAGGCCTCCTTCAAGGCCACACGCGCCCGCGCCAACGCCCACCCCATCGAGGAAGTGGGCGAGAAGCTGCGCGCCATGATGCCCTGGATCAAGGCCAAGGCCCTCGTGGACAAGACCAAGAACTGA
- a CDS encoding protein of unknown function DUF497 (PFAM: protein of unknown function DUF497~KEGG: cte:CT0460 hypothetical protein): MGETDDLEWDDGKDAANRVKHGLPLSIAGRLFDGRPRLDRQSIKPPQTELRFETFAAIGEDVLLYIWTWRRGKRRAISLRMAKRSERRAYQEAIGGS, encoded by the coding sequence ATGGGCGAGACCGACGACCTCGAATGGGATGACGGCAAGGACGCGGCAAACCGTGTGAAGCACGGTTTGCCGCTGTCCATTGCGGGCCGCCTGTTCGACGGGAGGCCACGCCTCGACCGACAGTCGATCAAGCCGCCGCAGACCGAGCTTCGCTTTGAGACCTTCGCTGCCATCGGCGAAGATGTGTTATTGTATATATGGACATGGCGGCGCGGAAAGCGGCGCGCCATTTCCCTGCGAATGGCGAAGCGGAGCGAGCGGCGTGCCTACCAAGAAGCAATTGGAGGAAGCTGA